The genomic stretch GATCACGAAGGTGGTAGACCGAGCCGATGAAGATCGCCTTGATCCGGCGTTCGACGTCGGCGATGTCGAGATGATCGGCCGCGGGTTTGATCGCTTGTTCTGTCATTGGATGGCCTTCGGGATCGGGCTATTCCTCGGTGACCGCGATGGCGATCTCCGGGCAATTGGTCTGGGCCAGCCACGCCTTGTCTTCCAGCCCTGCGGGAACGGAACCGTCGCCGACCTCGTGGGCGTTGCCGAATTCATCGAGATCGAACAGTTCGGGCGCCAGCGCCTTGCAGCGGGCATGTCCCTGACATTTGTCCTGGTCGACGCGGATTTTCAGTTTTCCCGACATGGCCGGCGTTCCCTCAGCGGCACGCGTTGCGCGCGCCTTGAATTTTCGTTGACGGGATTATAGCCGCGCAAGCGCCATTCGCCAGCGTGGAAAATCTTCTTGACCTCATCCTGAGGAGCGGCGTCTTCGCCGCGTCTCGAAGGATGAAAGCCCGGCTGGGGCCTCATGGTTCTCCCGGCGATGCGAAGCATCGTCCGGAGACGGCGCACCGGACAGCGCCAAGGCACTGCCGGGAGTGCGCCTCCTCACCATGAGGGAACAAATTACCTCGGCGCCCTCGGATCGATCGGCGTCGTGCCACGCACGCCGAGAATGTCCTCCAGCGCCTTGGCGCCTGCGAGAAGTTGCGCCTCGCCGCGCGGCGGCGCCACCATCTGCAACCCGACAGGCAGGCCGCTCGCGGTAAAGCCGC from Bradyrhizobium sp. Ash2021 encodes the following:
- a CDS encoding ferredoxin codes for the protein MSGKLKIRVDQDKCQGHARCKALAPELFDLDEFGNAHEVGDGSVPAGLEDKAWLAQTNCPEIAIAVTEE